In Nomia melanderi isolate GNS246 chromosome 4, iyNomMela1, whole genome shotgun sequence, the following are encoded in one genomic region:
- the ImpE1 gene encoding ecdysone-inducible gene E1 isoform X1, producing the protein MVACSSATGNVRLGDRCSADEDCLSSIAGSHCRLGRCRCTPYFARYNETHCLEATLLGEECSVDEQCSLKVANSRCVDAVCGCRSGFLQFRRHTCLAPAKLGEVCYDHGHCKLWQENSHCDFLIPDLFGRCRCTAPMRRENDICRPDNLIRPPPLRDPTIAAAPAETASAIDSEEDRTTTVSYHRQEETGVPFPWNRDDSENETATQLADAADDSIVVDAVEQGFEQEMEQEIGQQVDQQAIEWSSGAEKTDRRETNGATAVSLGLDCASDLECRLADPYARCIEGVCDCGFRGNSSCSAETRGCVPGTFQCRSTGICISWFFVCDGRPDCPDASDERCSGRDTECPSVAFRCGDSGVCVSRATLCNGIRDCPHGEDELACNDRRKCPDGVFRCNNGQCLPAYEFCNAVVSCRDGSDEPRGACRTRNRGRLSARHCPFACDNGRCRSDAIACSGRDGCGDGSDEKRCSVCKCMRFP; encoded by the exons ATGGTCGCGTGCTCCTCGGCGACGGGGAACGTTCGCCTCGGGGATCGATGCTCCGCGGACGAGGATTGCCTGTCGAGCATCGCCGGCAGCCACTGCCGCCTCGGCCGCTGCCGCTGCACGCCGTACTTCGCTCGGTACAACGAGACGCATTGTCTCGAGG CGACGCTCCTCGGCGAGGAGTGCTCCGTGGACGAGCAGTGCTCCCTGAAGGTGGCCAACAGCAGGTGCGTCGACGCCGTCTGCGGCTGTAGGTCCGGCTTCCTCCAGTTCCGCCGGCACACTTGCCTCGCTC CGGCGAAGCTCGGCGAGGTCTGCTACGACCACGGCCACTGCAAGCTCTGGCAGGAGAACTCGCACTGCGACTTCCTGATACCCGACCTGTTCGGTCGCTGCCGGTGCACCGCGCCCATGAGACGGGAGAACGACATTTGCCGGCCGGACAACCTGATCAGGCCGCCTCCGCTGCGCGACCCGACGATCGCAGCGGCTCCGGCGGAGACAGCCTCGGCGATCGACTCCGAGGAGGATCGGACGACTACCGTGTCCTACCATCGACAGGAGGAAACAG GCGTTCCGTTTCCTTGGAACAGGGACGACTCGGAGAACGAGACCGCGACGCAGCTCGCCGACGCTGCGGACGACAGCATCGTCGTGGACGCCGTCGAGCAGGGATTTGAACAGGAGATGGAACAAGAGATAGGACAACAGGTCGATCAACAGGCAATCGAGTGGAGTTCGG GTGCGGAGAAGACGGACCGACGCGAAACGAACGGCGCGACGGCCGTCAGTCTAGGCCTCGACTGCGCCTCGGACCTCGAGTGTCGTCTCGCCGACCCGTACGCCAGGTGCATCGAGGGTGTCTGCGACTGCGGATTCCGCGGGAACTCGAGCTGCTCCGCGGAGACCAGAGGCTGCGTGCCCGGCACGTTCCAGTGCAGGAGCACCGGGATCTGCATCAGCTGGTTCTTCGTCTGCGACGGGAGACCGGACTGTCCGGACGCGTCCGACGAACGGTGTTCCGGACGGGACACCGAGTGTCCGTCCGTCGCGTTCCGCTGCGGGGACAGCGGGGTCTGCGTGTCGAGGGCGACCCTCTGTAACGGCATCCGCGACTGTCCGCACGGCGAGGACGAGCTGGCCTGCAACGACAGACGAA AATGCCCGGACGGAGTGTTCAGATGCAACAACGGCCAATGCCTGCCGGCGTACGAGTTCTGCAACGCGGTGGTTTCCTGTCGGGACGGCAGCGACGAGCCGAGAGGAGCGTGTCGGACGCGGAACCGCGGCAGACTGTCCGCGAGACATTGCCCGTTCGCTTGCGACAACGGCAGGTGCAGGTCGGACGCGATCGCCTGCAGCGGCCGCGACGGTTGCGGCGACGGGTCCGACGAGAAACGTTGCTCCGTCTGCA AGTGCATGCGGTTCCCTTAA
- the ImpE1 gene encoding ecdysone-inducible gene E1 isoform X2: MLVYVDCGNWRFDTAKLGEVCYDHGHCKLWQENSHCDFLIPDLFGRCRCTAPMRRENDICRPDNLIRPPPLRDPTIAAAPAETASAIDSEEDRTTTVSYHRQEETGVPFPWNRDDSENETATQLADAADDSIVVDAVEQGFEQEMEQEIGQQVDQQAIEWSSGAEKTDRRETNGATAVSLGLDCASDLECRLADPYARCIEGVCDCGFRGNSSCSAETRGCVPGTFQCRSTGICISWFFVCDGRPDCPDASDERCSGRDTECPSVAFRCGDSGVCVSRATLCNGIRDCPHGEDELACNDRRKCPDGVFRCNNGQCLPAYEFCNAVVSCRDGSDEPRGACRTRNRGRLSARHCPFACDNGRCRSDAIACSGRDGCGDGSDEKRCSVCKCMRFP, from the exons atgCTCGTTTATGtcgattgtggaaactggagatttgata CGGCGAAGCTCGGCGAGGTCTGCTACGACCACGGCCACTGCAAGCTCTGGCAGGAGAACTCGCACTGCGACTTCCTGATACCCGACCTGTTCGGTCGCTGCCGGTGCACCGCGCCCATGAGACGGGAGAACGACATTTGCCGGCCGGACAACCTGATCAGGCCGCCTCCGCTGCGCGACCCGACGATCGCAGCGGCTCCGGCGGAGACAGCCTCGGCGATCGACTCCGAGGAGGATCGGACGACTACCGTGTCCTACCATCGACAGGAGGAAACAG GCGTTCCGTTTCCTTGGAACAGGGACGACTCGGAGAACGAGACCGCGACGCAGCTCGCCGACGCTGCGGACGACAGCATCGTCGTGGACGCCGTCGAGCAGGGATTTGAACAGGAGATGGAACAAGAGATAGGACAACAGGTCGATCAACAGGCAATCGAGTGGAGTTCGG GTGCGGAGAAGACGGACCGACGCGAAACGAACGGCGCGACGGCCGTCAGTCTAGGCCTCGACTGCGCCTCGGACCTCGAGTGTCGTCTCGCCGACCCGTACGCCAGGTGCATCGAGGGTGTCTGCGACTGCGGATTCCGCGGGAACTCGAGCTGCTCCGCGGAGACCAGAGGCTGCGTGCCCGGCACGTTCCAGTGCAGGAGCACCGGGATCTGCATCAGCTGGTTCTTCGTCTGCGACGGGAGACCGGACTGTCCGGACGCGTCCGACGAACGGTGTTCCGGACGGGACACCGAGTGTCCGTCCGTCGCGTTCCGCTGCGGGGACAGCGGGGTCTGCGTGTCGAGGGCGACCCTCTGTAACGGCATCCGCGACTGTCCGCACGGCGAGGACGAGCTGGCCTGCAACGACAGACGAA AATGCCCGGACGGAGTGTTCAGATGCAACAACGGCCAATGCCTGCCGGCGTACGAGTTCTGCAACGCGGTGGTTTCCTGTCGGGACGGCAGCGACGAGCCGAGAGGAGCGTGTCGGACGCGGAACCGCGGCAGACTGTCCGCGAGACATTGCCCGTTCGCTTGCGACAACGGCAGGTGCAGGTCGGACGCGATCGCCTGCAGCGGCCGCGACGGTTGCGGCGACGGGTCCGACGAGAAACGTTGCTCCGTCTGCA AGTGCATGCGGTTCCCTTAA
- the LOC116428275 gene encoding uncharacterized protein LOC116428275, with translation MPRSRYVEYAYRRPGLALLLLLPVGLLASLYVASFGEDYAFEPRHPGPSRWYNVAEETMDGYLVWNPRCQMPSKEPLDPAVRPYVRKEKFESCSTDRPITGLAREENGTVVLFVDTAATAFRAGARCCWSAVLRAANESSPRHAPSARAPRSSPSDGQSADGKRNGKRSAVDSSIVVKRCERFEGNTTLPDGIEAAMVSCSLQPSGKPFYRNVHAVLGLDKVRSRFRRNDTVAGPLTRKLSVLMIGIDSVSRLNFLRSAPITDKYLRDTGWVRFNGYNKMADNTFPNLMAILTGQSLAQSYSRCKPTVPYGLDRCPFLWRNFRDAGYATAYGEDETGLNTFNYMKVGFVEPPTDYYLRPYMLACEKLLKVRKRFGLKYCTGPETSFDRILDYALEFARTFLGLPFFGFFWTSSVSHENANGLSSMDARLHGKLRYLEREGVLNDTMVVFLSDHGMRWGPIRNTFVGWYEERLPFLYLWLPEWFRLERPDAYSSLRGNRHRLVSPFDLYQTLREVLALSGGEASPSPACPDCRSLLGPVPRRRGCADVGISSHWCACTAFSPADPRDPIVEKGARAFLEHANARAASYKDDKGRRLCAKLRLKKVHRVDRVTDSADSSGLAYFYLIQLLPGDGKFEVTVRYHENASYTVSDHEVSRISSYALSAKCLDRGLKLYCHCIQ, from the exons ATGCCGCGATCGCGGTACGTCGAGTACGCGTACCGGCGGCCAGGCCTGgcgttgctgttgctgctgccgGTCGGCCTGCTGGCGAGCCTCTACGTGGCGTCGTTCGGCGAGGACTACGCGTTCGAGCCGCGACACCCGGGCCCGTCCAGGTGGTACAACGTCGCGGAAG AAACGATGGACGGCTACCTGGTGTGGAACCCGCGGTGCCAGATGCCCTCGAAGGAGCCGCTCGACCCGGCGGTTCGGCCGTACGTGAGGAAGGAGAAGTTTGAGAGCTGCTCGACCGACCGGCCGATCACGGGGCTGGCGCGCGAGGAGAACGGCACCGTCGTCCTCTTCGTCGACACCGCGGCGACGGCGTTCCGAGCGGGCGCGCGGTGCTGCTGGTCGGCCGTGCTCCGAGCCGCCAACGAGTCGTCGCCGCGGCACGCGCCGTCGGCACGCGCGCCGCGCTCCTCGCCGAGCGACGGTCAGAGCGCGGACGGCAAGAGGAACGGCAAGCGGAGCGCGGTCGACTCGTCGATTGT GGTGAAACGGTGCGAGCGTTTCGAGGGGAACACCACGCTGCCCGACGGCATCGAGGCGGCCATGGTCTCCTGCAGCCTGCAGCCCTCCGGCAAGCCCTTCTATCGGAACGTGCACGCGGTCCTCGGCCTCGACAAGGTGCGCTCGCGCTTCCGTCGCAACGACACCGTTGCCGGTCCCCTGACGAGGAAGCTGAGCGTGCTGATGATCGGCATCGACAGCGTCAGCAGGCTCAACTTCCTGCGCAGCGCGCCCATCACCGACAAGTACCTGCGCGACACCGGCTGGGTCCGATTCAACGGCTACAACAAGATGGCGGACAACACGTTCCCGAACCTGATGGCCATCCTGACCGGCCAGAGCCTCGCGCAGTCCTACTCGAGGTGCAAGCCGACCGTCCCGTACGGCCTCGACCGGTGCCCGTTCCTCTGGCGGAACTTCCGCGACGCGGGCTACGCGACCGCCTACGGGGAGGACGAGACCGGTCTGAACACCTTCAATTACATGAAGGTCGGCTTCGTGGAGCCCCCGACCGACTACTACCTTCGGCCGTACATGCTCGCCTGCGAGAAACTGCTCAAAGTGAGAAAGAG ATTCGGCCTAAAATACTGCACCGGACCCGAGACCAGCTTCGACAGGATCCTCGACTACGCGCTCGAATTCGCTCGGACGTTCCTCGGCCTGCCGTTCTTCGGCTTCTTCTGGACGTCGAGCGTCAGCCACGAAAACGCGAACGGCCTCTCCTCGATGGACGCGCGGCTGCACGGCAAACTCCGGTACCTGGAGCGCGAGGGCGTGCTGAACGACACGATGGTCGTGTTCCTGAGCGACCACGGGATGCGCTGGGGCCCGATCAGGAACACCTTCGTCGGCTGGTACGAGGAGAGGCTGCCCTTCCTCTACCTCTGGCTGCCGGAGTGGTTCCGGCTCGAGAGGCCGGACGCGTACTCCTCGCTGCGCGGCAACCGGCATCGCCTCGTCTCGCCGTTCGACCTCTACCAGACGCTCAGGGAGGTGCTCGCCCTGTCCGGCGGTGAGGCGAGCCCGTCGCCGGCGTGCCCCGACTGCCGCAGCCTGCTCGGCCCGGTGCCGCGTCGGAGGGGCTGCGCCGACGTCGGGATCTCCTCTCACTGGTGCGCCTGCACCGCGTTCTCCCCCGCCGATCCGCGCGACCCGATCGTCGAGAAGGGCGCGCGGGCCTTTCTCGAGcacgcgaacgcgcgcgccgcgtcctACAAGGACGACAAGGGCAGGCGGCTGTGCGCGAAGCTCCGGCTGAAGAAGGTCCACCGGGTGGATCGCGTGACCGACTCCGCGGATTCGAGCGGCCTCGCTTACTTCTATCTGATCCAGCTGCTGCCCGGCGACGGGAAGTTCGAGGTCACCGTGCGATACCACGAGAACGCCAGCTACACCGTGTCCGACCACGAGGTCAGCAGAATCAGCTCGTACGCGCTGTCCGCGAAATGCCTGGACCGCGGGCTCAAGCTTTATTGCCACTGTATCCAGTAG